A single region of the Macrobrachium rosenbergii isolate ZJJX-2024 chromosome 5, ASM4041242v1, whole genome shotgun sequence genome encodes:
- the LOC136838767 gene encoding uncharacterized protein: MRGKMLDHVIKLEEIRKTGKKGEVNLDGCEGRGAGHPGSGLWLGYPRIHKLDIQALAWLSKNTQAGHPGSGLAIQEYTSWTSRTGLWLGYPRIHKLDIEDRALAWLSKNTQAGNPGSGSGLAIQEYTSWTSRTGLWLGYPRIHKLEIQDRALAWLSKNTQAGHPGPGSGLAIQEYTSWTSRTGLWLGYPRIHKLDIEDRALAWLSKNTQAGHPMAH, from the coding sequence ATGCGTGGAAAAATGTTGGACCATGTGATCAAGTTGGAAGAAATACGGAAAACTGGAAAGAAAGGTGAAGTTAACCTGGACGGCTGTGAAGGCAGAGGGGCTGGACATCCAGGATCGGGGCTCTGGCTTGGCTATCCAAGAATACACAAGCTGGACATCCAGGCTCTGGCTTGGCTATCCAAGAATACACAAGCTGGACATCCAGGCTCTGGCTTGGCTATCCAAGAATACACAAGCTGGACATCCAGGACCGGGCTCTGGCTTGGCTATCCAAGAATACACAAGCTGGACATCGAGGATCGGGCTCTGGCTTGGCTATCCAAGAATACACAAGCTGGAAATCCAGGATCGGGCTCTGGCTTGGCTATCCAAGAATACACAAGCTGGACATCCAGGACCGGGCTCTGGCTTGGCTATCCAAGAATACACAAGCTGGAAATCCAGGATCGGGCTCTGGCTTGGCTATCCAAGAATACACAAGCTGGACATCCAGGACCGGGCTCTGGCTTGGCTATCCAAGAATACACAAGCTGGACATCCAGGACCGGGCTCTGGCTTGGCTATCCAAGAATACACAAGCTGGACATCGAGGATCGGGCTCTGGCTTGGCTATCCAAGAATACACAAGCTGGACATCCAATGGCTCACTGA